A stretch of DNA from Triticum dicoccoides isolate Atlit2015 ecotype Zavitan chromosome 2A, WEW_v2.0, whole genome shotgun sequence:
CTTTATTCTATTCAAAGGTGGCTCGTGTCAGAACCTGTCATTAGGCAATGTGGACGACTGAACATTGGTAAGCCGCACGGTACTTTTAATACGCCAGTCTAGTTTTATTTGCGTAATTAATCAGTCCTAATTTGGTTAAGATAAGCACATGATTATGATGAACAATTTTTGTTGTTGTTCCAAGCAGTCCATGTGAAGATAAAAGTTATCTACATTTTTTAATGTGTTTCGGTGGCTAGATTATGCTGTTTTTTTTATGAAACGATCTTAGTCTCACGCATGGTATTCTTGGCTTGGTTAAGcacaagtactccctccgatcaAAATTAATTGACGCAGCTATGGTTGGTTTTATTttgttccaccaaaaaaattatgaAAGTTATTCCACCAAAATTATTTGTTATCCTAAagtttttgtatatatatattcCGAAAAATAAATATTCCCCtcgcaaaaaagaaaaacaaatattCAAATATCCAAAAATTGTTCATTTAAAGTATATACATCCTATATGGGAAtcgtttgtactccctccattccataatgtaagacgcttttgCAAGCTAGTTTGCAAAAGCTGAAACcttttttgaaataaacttgaccttcttTCGTACTCATATAAATAGTTTCATGAAGGAAAAACTACCGTTGACTCCAGTGCAAAAAAAATTAAAGGACAAAAAGTGTGAGTAGTAACTTGTATAGAGTTGATTTTGTTTCGTTCTGCCAAAATATCATGAAAGTTTTTCCGCAAAAATTATGTTGTTATCCCAGTTTtttttggatatatatatatatatatatatatatatatatatatatatatatattcaaattgtATATACACCTGATatgtgaatttttttagtaactacgGAAAAAGtcgaaaaaatctgaaactttttttggaaataaacttgaccttcttGTGTACTCGTATAAAAAGTTTCGTGAAGAAAATCTCCCATCAAGTTTTGTTCCACCAAGAATATCCTGAAGGTTATTCCACCAAAAATATTTGCTGCGTCCCAAAAGTGTTTTGATATATATATTCTGAAAAATAAATATTCAAATATCCGAAGAAAAATACTTAAAATAAGGCCTTTTTTAACAGTGTCGTCCCCTTCGTGGTGTCCCAATCAAGTTTTGCTTGGGAGGGGAAGAACAAAGAGCATCGCCAGGCAAGATCGAGTTCTTAAATTATGTTATGCCACTAATCCAGTCAtataaggctactcatagtggaagtaacttagctagtaacatagcgcccTTCAAGAAATTTTTgtttatgtggcaagtaattagtGAGagatggtaacataatatgttactgtaacatatcgTTTTCCAagataagatgagtctacaagctaataaatgaagccatctaagaTACTattattatgttactttgcattatgaaggtagtaacttaggctagtatcatatgcatgacactagtctaagttactccccactatgaccagcctaacacATCCATTAATTAAGTCGGGCAATAATGTCTACAAAACAGGAGTGGTAATAAGACTTGGTTGCTTAGCGAATTGAGTGAGCGTGCATGTCGTAGTTAAGCCCCTAACTGAGACATGTAATACGCGCAGTTCCTAATGGGTAAATTGGCATTGATGGACTGGATAAACTGTGTCCAGTAAGTAGAGGACAGGACCATAACCTGGAGGCCGAAAGGCTACGGCGCAGGTGGAGTGTGTAAGACGCTTGGGCAGTTGGCAAGTAGCAGACGCGTTCAGTGCAATGGAGGGGCCCATTAAACGTAGGGAAATTATACAGAGGAAAATGTCAAAATACATATAGCAGGGGGGCAGATCATGTCGCAATGAATGGTGAGATTCCGCGGACAGATGTCCCCGGGAACCATTGGGTATTTCCCCTCACCCACCCCATCAAATAGAAATAGGCACTTTTTCAGGTGAGGCTTGGGTGCAGTAGCAGTATAGTGGGCCACCATCACAATCAGCAAAGTCATCAgtcagtttattcaaatcaagcccAGCCATCTGCACATTTTTTAGAATAGAAAGGAAATTACATGTAAGCGACAACTTCAGAAACATAGACATATACACAATCTGTAAAGCAACTCAGGGTATATGCATTTTTTTCATCATCCCCAAAAACTTAGTGAATGCTAGAGAAGAATTAAAAGGATGTAGGCATTTTCTTTTGCTACTAGTTCAGACTTTTTGTACCTTTTGTAAGCAACTCTTCTTTTGTCATTTTCAGTTTTCAGTTTTTATCTGGGATTTTTTAGTAGGCAAATCAGCTTATGCATTGAAACAGTTTTTTAGTTTGGACTCCTCACAGTTCACACGATGCAAGTTTTTCATCTTACCCACCCTACTGAAGCAACTGCACTGTTCTTTCTTTTTGCAGAAACAAGGTCCAAGGCAGTAGGGAAGTTTTAGCACACAAACACAAATCATGTGCTCGGCCTCTTTTTTCGACGGCGTCAAGGTCCAACAGGGGGAGGTACAGAGGGAGAATCCAATTTTTGATGCAAGATCCAAGTCAAGTTTTTTCAGAATGCATGGGTGTACAGAGACTTTGTACAAAACTAGAAACACGGGAGGTACAGAGGGATAGTCACACTAGTTACAGGGGATCATGATTTCGTTTGTGTTTTTGCCCAAAAAGGAGATCCTTACCTTTGTGTTTCGGGCAATTTATTGCAGACGTTTATTCACATTATTGCCTGATCCGCAACAGAGAGTTGCACGGCAAAGGCCTCCGCGTTCCCATATTTTTCGTACTTTGTTGCCTGATTTTTTCTCTTATATGCTCTTGCTGTGAGGAAGCTCTCCCCTCGGAGGCCATGCCGTGCGGCGNNNNNNNNNNNNNNNNNNNNNNNNNNNNNNNNNNNNNNNNNNNNNNNNNNNNNNNNNNNNNNNNNNNNNNNNNNNNNNNNNNNNNNNNNNNNNNNNNNNNNNNNNNNNNNNNNNNNNNNNNNNNNNNNNNNNNNNNNNNNNNNNNNNNNNNNNNNNNNNNNNNNNNNNNNNNNNNNNNNNNNNNNNNNNNNNNNNNNNNNNNNNNNNNTGGTTGGGTTGATAGGGGATCACGCGCAGCGAAGTGGGGGATTTTTTTGACGGGGCGTGGCAAGGCAGGGGAAGGAAGGAACTTCCTTTTTCCAGCAGAGGGGGTCGTGCGCGTGGGAACTTTCCTAAAATGGCCGGCCGCTATATCTGACCCATAGCGCGCGCTGTGTAGCATCGTCCTTACTTTTTTTTGCGGATCATGGTGCGCCCAAATCCGCGATCGTTTCGATACACATGATCAGTCAAATTTATGTGCGCCTAACCTAGAAGGCTTCGAGGATCGGTATGGCATACACCTTCTCCGATGTCTATGATTGATATAAAACGATCAATCAAAGTGTAATATCTTGCCCCGCCATCCCTAACTTTGGCCTCGAGGTGCTCCATGAGCTCCTTATCTGTAATCAAACCTAATGCCAACCGGTGTCGGTGCTAAAACCATCGGATCTCGAGCAGAGGATCCCCTGCTAGTGTTCTCGACTAGATGGTCACAGGAAGTAGGAAAGAcatgatgtttatccaggttcagacTATGGTAAAGAGTTAACACACCTAGATATATGATAAACTGCTATACAAATAGGGCATTGTATTGAAAGAGAATACATGTGTGGTATTTTTCTTCTCCCATTGTATCTTGCAGGCATGTTTGCTCTTAGAAAACCAAGCCTTGAAGAACGGTTTTCCTTTTGTTTCCGTTGGTTGACACGGGTGGGGCAACAAGTTTTTTTTCATCACGGTGGGGCATCATGTTGAAATAGAGAACCTGGATTCATAGGTAGATCTTGAGCCATGTTCTACGGGCATTTTTTTCTCTCTCATTGCAGCGCACAATGTTCCTCTAGTAAGTtagaaaaaaggaaaagagaaaataAGTAAGTATaggaaaaggagagaaagaaatcgAACAGGAAACCCGAGCCAACACGATACAGAAGAACATATATGCGACGATTGGTGTTGGAGTATCTCCTAAATGTTCCTGATTATGAGGTCGTTCTTCTCGGTCAGGCAAGATTCATGGAGATTGTGGCGACGACAACCTGGTACCTTTGGTGGGAAATAAGAAAGTTGGTTCATGGAGAGCTGGTGAAATCGCCAAGCCAAGTTAGTATGTCAGTTCGGACCCTTGCAACAAACTTCTTCACTTCAAACTCACCGAAGGCAAAGATAAAACATGATGGCTGGTCTAAACCaatgaagggacatgtcaaactcaATGTTGATGCAGCTTTTGACCCTGATTCACTCCAAGGGGCAGTTGGTGCAATCATTAGAGATGACAAAGGTAATTTCGTTGCAGCAACAAATGAGAGGATTGGATTATGCTCAGATGTATTTACAGCTGAAGCTATAGCTCTAAGATTTTGACTGAATTTAGCACAGATGGTTGGTTGCAATAGGTTGGTTATCAACTCGGATAATACTGATATGATCAGTATGATGCAAGAGGGCGGGTCCTTTGCAGGTGCCACGGCTGCAATTTTCGAAGATTGCTACAACATGTACATTGATCTTTCTCATGTAGTTTATGAACACTGCCCCAAAGAGGCAAATGTTATAGCGCATGATCTAGCTAGAAGAGCAAGGTTTTCTACTCCTAGTACTTGGTTAGATGATGCTCCAATAGATTTATGAAAAaactaacgcccacatgtgtggcatcttgcacatcgctcacacgcctccatcaccactcattttgccacgtatgaacagatgacatcagcagGAATTTTTTTGGTTTACggcttaaaatgttttatctcctaattaaaaatcaaattaaaaatctattttcaccattaaattcatcttaacgagatcttcaaaactagaccccatattGATATGTTTCAATGATTTTTTTTCCCAAAAATTGCCATGACatttacactgtagttgccatagtgtttaaactaaagttgtcatgtggcaattttagtttttttatgATGGCAATTTCAGTACTTTGATcataaaaattattttttgtatgaaccatggcaattttaagtgcatgtatcatgacaatttttagtttatggttcatgacaagtctagtttcttaattcctcattttataatatgtcaaaatttacttttaaatataGTAGAAAATAGTTGAaatatatcatggcaacttcagtgtgaacaccatggcaattcatgtGTAATAGACATGGTAACTTTTAACTCAaaaataaattcatcaaaatatattgatatgagatctagtttcaaagatctcgtcgcgagagatttaatgatgaaaacggatcttcaatcggatttttcatttaaaagataaaacattttaaaaactaaaaAAAAAATCCCACACGTATGCATGCGATGATGTGGCGCAGTCTGTATGTTGTAGTGCGTTAGCGTTGTCTTAGATTTAATCCCTCTCCCTATCAAAGATGTAACCTTGATGTCCAACGAATAAAGAGGGGTTTAATGTGTcaaaaaaaaatatagcaaaaaCTCTTAGCAACTCGTAACAGCAACCGAAGCAAAGTAATCAGATCCGTCAGCGATTCTAAAGTCTAAACCTGCGATCGATTCGATACGATACGATGGACTTCCGAGGAGGCGGGCCGACGAGGAGGCATCAGCCGCAGCCTGCCGGCGGCGTCTCCGCCGGCTCCGAGGGGCTGTTGGCGCTATCCGCCAGCCTCGCGCGGGCTCTGGCCGACAAGCACGCAAACAGCAACCTGGTCTTCTCGCCGCTGTCCATCTACACCGCGCTCGCCCTCGTGGCCGCCGGCGCCCGCGGCGCCACCCTGGACGAGATCCTCCGCGTCCTCGGCGTGCCATCCCGCGGCGAGCTCGACGCGTTCGTCGCGCGCGCGGCGGGGGCCGCGCTGCAGGACCAGTCGGGCTCCGGCGGCCCGCGCGTGGCGTTCGCGTGCGGCGTCTGGAGCGACATGGCCTGCCCGCTGAAGCCGGCGTTCCGCAAGGCCGTCGTCGACGGCCCGTACGGGGCCAAGGCCTCCACCGTGGACTTCCGCGGCGACCCCGAGGGGTCGCGCCAGCTGATCAACGCGTGGGCGGCGCGCGCCACCAACAACCTGATCGAGTCCGTGCTCGGCCGGAACTCGGTGAGCGAGCTCACGCGCGTCGTGCTCGGCAACGCCGTCTACTTCAAGGGCAAGTGGGACCAGCCCTTCCACGAGAGCGACACCTCCGACGCGCCGTTCCGCCGGGCCGGCGGCGCCGGCGCCGTCGACGTGCCCTTCATGCAGAGCTGGAAGAGGCAGTTCGTGGCCGTGCACGACGGGTTCAAGGTGCTCAAGCTCGAGTACAAGATGGGGGAAGTGCGCGCGCGCCCGCGCCCGCCGTTTCATCCCAGAGACGTTGATCGTGATCCCACGAAGCCCGCCCCGTTCTTCCCTAACCGTGCCCCGCTCGGCCGTCCTGGTCGATTCTCTCATGCTGCCGCACCTTCCCGACTCGCCGTCGCCGGCTCCCATTCCAATGATAGCTACAGCTATAGCTCCAGCTCCACACAGTTCTCCATGTGCATCTTCCTCCCGGACGCCGACGACGGCCTGCGCAGCCTGGTCGACGCGATTGCTTCCCGGCCGTGCTTCCTGCACGAGCACCTGCCTACTGAGAAGGTGGACGTCGGCGAGTTCCGTGTGCCCAGGTTCAAGCTCTCCTTCCACGACAGCGTCGTCGGCGTCCTCAACAAGCTGGGCCTCCGCCTGCCGTTCAGCGAGGCGGCCGACCTGTCCGACATGACGGAGGACGACCGCTCCGGCCTCCCGCTGGTCCTGAGCGAGGTCGTCCACAAAGCCGTCATCGAGGTGAACGAGGAGGGCACCAGGGCCGCGGCCGTCACCATGTGTCTTATGCAGGAAGG
This window harbors:
- the LOC119358945 gene encoding putative serpin-Z8 codes for the protein MACPLKPAFRKAVVDGPYGAKASTVDFRGDPEGSRQLINAWAARATNNLIESVLGRNSVSELTRVVLGNAVYFKGKWDQPFHESDTSDAPFRRAGGAGAVDVPFMQSWKRQFVAVHDGFKVLKLEYKMGEVRARPRPPFHPRDVDRDPTKPAPFFPNRAPLGRPGRFSHAAAPSRLAVAGSHSNDSYSYSSSSTQFSMCIFLPDADDGLRSLVDAIASRPCFLHEHLPTEKVDVGEFRVPRFKLSFHDSVVGVLNKLGLRLPFSEAADLSDMTEDDRSGLPLVLSEVVHKAVIEVNEEGTRAAAVTMCLMQEGCAARPRQPPPVVDFVADHPFAYFIVDEGTGAVVFAGHVLDPSKQ